TGCATCCAAAAATGCCTTGCATACTTTGGCAAAGCTAGCCAAACTCTGCTTTTCAGCAATTATGGGCAGCTCTCCAAAATCCCCACCCTCTCCGGCAATGAGGACATCTGCGATGACCGCAGTCCCTGCGATGGTGTTGCGGTCCAAGTCAAAGGCCCTACAGGTTTCTGGGATGCTCCTGGTCCTCTTGTACATCCTCACCAACTTCTTATAGCGGTGGACCACATCCTCTGGGCTACTGACTACAAGACagatcaaagaaaaagaaaaaaaaagaaagggaaaaaaacacactcatAATTACAAATATATTGTACAATCCGAGTATACATGATGATCAGTACTTAAACTATTCTTTTTCACTTCAGGGTTTAATTGATAGTCTATACATAACAGTTTCATAATAGGGCCAGCCTGACTATGCCAAATGTTGCCGTTAAGAGATTGTGTGTGGGTGGAAGGGAGAGTACTCTTAGCAGAGATGCTCCTACTAAGACGAAAATCTTCCATAGGCCTTGCTAAGGTGAACGGAGTCTGAAAGCTCCCCAATGTAGTCGATAAAAAAGGGGTGCATTTACCAAATTTTGGGGTCACTTAATAAATCAGTGCATTTTCATGCTGCAGTGTgatgtaaaatttaaaaattcaaGGTCCCCCCCTTAACTCTGACAGTGCACAAATGGACTGGTTAGGGCTCATTTGGTTCCATCTGTACATCAGAGTTTTGTGTCAAGAGTTACATACTCTTAGGGGTCGATTTAGAACGCTTAAGGTAAACCCAGAGTCCCTGAAATCCACTTTGATAACCACTGATGTAAGCAAaagcactgtttgtgtgtgcattgttACAGAAGCAATATGAAAATCTTTATTTTCCCAGATACCTCGCTTTCCAAATGAAGCCTTCTTTGGCTTTTTCTTTGGGGAGTCCTcatctgatgatgatgacgatgctggcttccttcttctcttcttgGCAGCCTTCTTTGTTTCAAAGGAGGACTCAGGCTCAGAGGAGTCGGAGGACTCACCAAGGTCATGGCTCCTTTTCTGTGAACCTTAAAGTCAGCAAATATATAAAGAGAGAACCaaagagcaaaaaaataaaaataagaatgcAGTGATTGCAATTTTATTTCATGAATAAATATGAGAAAATCGAAGAAATTCCATAAATTAGAAAGTAAAAGGCCTATATACAAGCTCACAACACGGCGTGAAGCGACACGTTGTGAGTTTGTAGGTCTGCTGTTTTCACTATTTTTGTGTCCCAGGCAAACGTAAAATACCTCTTTTTTTGTCACAGGCTTAACAGTTTGGGAACCATTGCTTTAGATCGTGGGTTTTCAACTGGTGGTCCGTGGACCACTGGTGGCATTGCAGGTGGTCCCTGGCCATGCATTCATTGAAAAGAAAAGttacttttcctttttaaattttCCTTTTAGTTCAATTTGCtactctttttttcttgtttgcaggtgaataaaaatattttgaggggaaaaaatacTTGATAGAATGATATAACTGCTCTTTTCTGGTAATAAAATGCTTTGAGAACGGACAATATATTGTTGGATGGGTCTATGATGGACCCACCTGACAATAGTGGTGGTCCCCAGGTTGCTCCTAGTCAGAATGGTGGTCCCTGGGTCAAAATCAGCTGAAAACCCCTGCTTTAGATGGTAGTTTGAGCCTGACATGTAGGTTTTGGGAGGAACAGTCTAGTTACCTTTTGAACCGGCCTCAGAGGAACGAGACTTCTCCTTTAGGAGATCCCGCTCCTGTTTTAGTAGTCTGTTCTCTTCCTTAAGGAGACGAATCTCCT
This is a stretch of genomic DNA from Epinephelus fuscoguttatus linkage group LG21, E.fuscoguttatus.final_Chr_v1. It encodes these proteins:
- the LOC125882261 gene encoding coiled-coil domain-containing protein 106-like, with product MSQTQTRRGKKKEENKKKTLPVENNLEEVESDIEVEEVRGGSCGTMEKFKSDLNQLKGENQLLKEEIRLLKEENRLLKQERDLLKEKSRSSEAGSKGSQKRSHDLGESSDSSEPESSFETKKAAKKRRRKPASSSSSDEDSPKKKPKKASFGKRVSSPEDVVHRYKKLVRMYKRTRSIPETCRAFDLDRNTIAGTAVIADVLIAGEGGDFGELPIIAEKQSLASFAKVCKAFLDANPTLKEKVDKMRKANELLTIKYKFQK